The Acidimicrobiales bacterium genome contains the following window.
GCTCAGCGCGGTGTGCGGCTCGACGCCGTCATCCGCGGCGGCGGGCTGGAAGTCGAACGGCGGGTAGTCCTCGTGGAGGAACAAGGCGTAGCTCATCGCCCGCCACTCGTAGCGATACGTCATGGCGATCATGTCGAATAGTGGGCGGGGGATCTGCTCGGTAAACAGCACTGTCACCAAGCTGATCAGGGTCAGCACGCAGCGGAGCGAGCTGAGGGCGTCGGCAACCATGAGGTGAGGAATGGCCAACAACCACTGGACCAGCGGACGCCAACGGGTGATGTGGCGATCAGCGTCAAACTCC
Protein-coding sequences here:
- a CDS encoding DUF4389 domain-containing protein: MSSPYPAQLEFDADRHITRWRPLVQWLLAIPHLMVADALSSLRCVLTLISLVTVLFTEQIPRPLFDMIAMTYRYEWRAMSYALFLHEDYPPFDFQPAAADDGVEPHTALSLAYPEHLDRWKPLYKWFLAIPHYFVLAALAVAGVLALIGGFFAVVFSGEYPQGARDFLVGVYRYGLRVQAYVGLLTDQYPPFSLRP